A single window of Salvia splendens isolate huo1 chromosome 8, SspV2, whole genome shotgun sequence DNA harbors:
- the LOC121743487 gene encoding NAD(P)H-quinone oxidoreductase subunit N, chloroplastic-like, which yields MATATATATATAACSFHQRAIAPPIHLLPQHHCTRPATLTRKPARIATKCNRSLGDFIGGDLLKLDLGQWLADVEEHKALAIYSPHEGGYEGRYLIRLAHQGYHFLDLSARGLGDPETTLTKFHPVCPPHIGKQPIARWYFPPEVDYRLSLLPPDAKGLVVWIIEAKVLSKAELQFLALLPTLRPRVRVLAECGNWRKFVWTPLKDIAGLPATEEKVSTQ from the exons atggcaACTGCAACTGCAACTGCAACAGCAACTGCAGCATGCTCATTTCATCAAAGAGCAATAGCACCGCCAATCCACCTCCTCCCACAGCACCACTGCACAAGGCCGGCGACGCTCACCAGAAAACCAGCGAGAATAGCAACAAAATGCAACCGTAGTTTGGGAGACTTCATCGGAGGAGACCTGCTGAAACTGGACCTAGGGCAGTGGCTGGCCGACGTGGAGGAGCACAAGGCCTTGGCCATCTACTCCCCGCACGAGGGAGGCTACGAGGGCCGCTATCTCATCCGCCTCGCCCACCAAGGCTACCATTTCCTCGACCTCTCCGCCCGCGGCCTCGGTGACCCCGAGACCACCCTCACCAAGTTCCACCCCGTCTGCCCA CCTCATATAGGGAAGCAGCCGATAGCGCGGTGGTACTTCCCTCCGGAGGTCGATTACAGGCTATCTTTGTTGCCTCCGGATGCGAAGGGGCTCGTGGTTTGGATCATCGAAGCTAAG GTGCTGTCCAAGGCAGAGCTGCAGTTTCTGGCCCTGCTTCCGACGCTGCGGCCTCGAGTCAGGGTGCTCGCTGAATGCGGCAACTG GAGAAAATTCGTGTGGACGCCGTTAAAGGATATAGCTGGATTACCTGCTACGGAGGAGAAGGTTTCTACTCAGTGA
- the LOC121744417 gene encoding uncharacterized protein LOC121744417 — protein MIDNADIQDQVILELAKYQDGDGSFGKEIAKRQYKNKSFDPAKWWMNHGTTSPNLRKLAAKILGLTCSSSACERNWSAFEQVHTKKRNKLLHDRMKDLVFVKFNSKLRQKRENNTRDPIVVEDEDDDGNEWITGIIPNEEGEQEQVIDLTDVVPGSSSQGMPDQRKRKRGPDNRKKKKFFPVLDDEEASATSSSEDEDDNDTIVPSPSASNSSSDDDL, from the exons ATGATTGACAATGCAGATATTCAAGACCAAGTCATTCTTGAGCTTGCGAAGTATCAGGATGGAGATGGTTCATTTGGCAAGGAAATTGCCAAGAggcaatataaaaataaaagttttgaccCAG CTAAATGGTGGATGAATCATGGAACTACTTCGCCTAACCTAAGGAAATTGGCTGCAAAAATTCTTGGTTTGACATGCAGCTCCTCAGCCTGTGAAAGAAATTGGAGTGCATTTGAGCAG GTCCACACAAAGAAACGCAATAAGCTCTTGCATGACAGAATGAAGGACCTTGTCTTCGTGAAATTCAACTCCAAACTGAGGCAAAAGAGAGAGAACAATACTAGAGACCCAATTGTTGTAGAAGACGAAGACGATGATGGCAATGAATGGATCACAGGCATTATACCAAATGAAGAAGGAGAACAAGAGCAAGTAATCGATCTTACAGATGTTGTACCTGGATCCTCATCACAAGGAATGCCAGATCAACGCAAAAGGAAGAGAGGCCCAGACAAtaggaagaaaaagaaattctTTCCTGTTCTTGATGATGAAGAGGCATCTGCTACTTCCTCCtctgaagatgaagatgataacGACACCATTGTACCATCCCCATCTGCTTCTAATTCTTCGAGTGATGATGATTTGTAG